The DNA region AAAGAAACCGGAATCATTCCCCCAATATTCATCCAACTTGTTAAGAAACAAACTACAGCTTCCCCAACAAActgttttttcttcttattaatATTGTCAAATTACTACATTACTCCAATAACATTGTGCATCCACCATCCTATTCTTGATGAAATTGAAAACAAGACAGGAACCCTTATAAAACAATCAcagttctttttcttcttttttcgcCTTAAAAGTTTCTAGTCCAGTTCCTGCAAACAAAGATCTCtcttctccccccccccccccctcccatGTTGGTTCCTAAAGacaatttataaataaaaaaacatcagTAAATAAGCTGCAATAAGTTTGGATTAAGAGCTTATTGAAGCTAGAAAATGCACTAAATAAGCTTCAATAAGCGCTCtttggtttgcatccaaacGGGTAGCAAATAGACACACATTATCCCAATATATTTCTTTCCCTGAACCAAAGCAAGCAGAAAGCCTTTTATTCAAACAAATTAAACTGGAATTATCCCAGTTTTGTTTCATTTCATATCAGTGACCAAACAGAGCACAATTTCAAACCACTAAAAACATGTCAATTTATCCACTAACATCACAAAAATTAAGCCTTACACAACACAAACAGGGACCAAAATAACACAATTAACCAGAAACAAAGAGCTTCACAAACCTGCAATAAGCAGTGAGGGGCTTGGCAAGTTCAGTGATCACAACAGAGTCAACCACTTTCGCTTCAGTCTTCCTGATATCTGGGTTTATGCCAACACCCTCTGCTTCTGCTTTCACCAGCACCACACGCCTTGGTTTCCTGCAATCAACACCACCACTGAAGGAACTAGGGTTGAAATGGGTAGCTGTAATTCCCCTTTTCAATGGGGTTATGCCATGGCAGAAACCTGCACCAACGTGGCTCAGAACAGATTCCATTGAAATAAGGTTTCTTTGTCTCTGTGTGTGTATGTTGTTCTACAGTGACCAAGATCGAGAGAACCGGGTGGATGAGAAATGATAACACAGGAGGATTATATTGAGAGTGTGTTCCTCAACTTGTGGCTACCACACTCCACTTTGTATGGAGACAAATTCACACGTCATTATTGCTCCACTTTACTTCTTTTTTTCTGGTGgaaaaatattgaataattaGGCTACCAAAATTGATTGTTTGAATTCCAAAGTCAGATTGTTGGGAACCTACCTTGTTCATTGAGAGATACATTTTGGCTTTCACCACGTCTGAGTTGAATAAGATTGCACATACTTGtggttaaaacaaaaaaaaaactagtttaGGGGATGGTTAACTCGGTATATGTCTTATTTGAGTAAGATTTCGAATTTGAGTTTTGTGtgtgaaaaaataaatatttttggtTGAGTCTCCTGTGGAGACGAtggaataagaaaaaaaaattattgctgCTACTATGTAACATGTTTAAAGATAAATTGTATCTTTGAATACTGATCTAAAAAAATGTTTCTATCTAATAGGGAGAAGAGACGAAGAGAAATCGTTAGGAGTAACTTTGGTGAGGAGAAgtaatttttgaaaaattatagaTGAATGTGTTCAGGTGTAGGAGTATCAAACTTTAATGAGGGGGACTTTGATTAAGGCTCATTTCCATAGAAAGGTAGGGTCTCCTTCATCTCATATCCCGTACAACAATGGCGGGTACTAGATGTGGCTACTTGTGAATAACACTTAAGTTAACAAGGTCGTGAGAGAGTAAAGATTAGGATAGAAAGAaaacttaattgcacttttggttccCAACTTACATCGTTTGCGCGGGACTGATCCCcaacaaaaataaattgcactTCGAGTCCCTAACGAAAGCCTCCGTTTGCAGTTTGGGTTTTCCGTCCAAATTTCATTAGAAAACTAATGTTTCTCTCTCACATGGCTCCTCACTTATGACATGGCACCCAGATTGGAGAGATAAAATTTACATGAACCTAGCATGTGCAACTCACATGATTCTTATCATCTTCAACATACTTTTCTTCCTTGAGTCGCGAAATAGAAATCATAGAGAAGGGGGATTTTGGCGTTCTGCACGACTAGTGTAAGGGTGAAGAAATTCTGCGAGGCagaagggaagaagaaggggGTTTGAACCGCAAACAAGCTTGGGTTGGAAACATATCGATGGAGGCAGCAAAatgtcatcttcatcttctgcaTATGAGTCGAGGAGGAGGTCGAAGAAAATGTGTGATTTAGTTATTTTGGAGTTGAATCTCCACTTGTTACATCATGGATTGGAGTCAACCCTAGTAGAAAGTTTTATGGGTATGGACTGTTTGAGGTACCCATTTTAGTCATTTCCTTACTCTGTAGGGTGTAAACTATGTTgtactctatttttttttgaaatttttacttttttttccagGTAGATGGCAAGAGATGTTGCAAGTTATTTCTATGGTATGATGATGAGGTTAGTGCTAGGGTGAAGAAGGTTATTGCTGGACTAAGAAGGAAAATCAAAGAGATGAGGAAGAAAGAGATATTATTGATTTTCTGTTTGTCCATTTCCATTGTTTTGGTCATTTTGTTGTTGATCGGTTATGTAACAAAGTAGGGGAATTCCTCATTAGGATTTTGTTTATGACAATTCCTTATTGTTGTTTATCATATCGTAATGTGATCATTGTGTTGGTTGTACTAATGAAAAAATAGATGGATTCTTAAAAAGTGAATGAAATTAGAGTGTATCAAATTGCATCCAAGAATGAAATTGCATTGCAAATTATAGCCCCTAAGGGATAGAAACGTCTAAAATAACTAGTGAATGAAATTGCAGCCATGGAGGAAAATAACATTTAAAAAGACAAGCATTGCATTAATTATAACCCCCTAAAGGTGATCAACATCCACAACAGATAAAATTGCAATTATCTGTCATCATCTCAAATAAGTAGTGACTCATATGTCTTGACCCTTAATTGGAAACAAAAATTGGTCataactataaaaaaaaagcattCATCCAAAAGTGGCTCATAAGCTCAAATATCctattacatcataactatgtCCAATGTTCCTCTTCTTCATTCTATTCCCGATTGACTGAGATTGTGGTGTTTGACTCTGGGTTTGTGTAAACAATACTTCAGGGttgtcctgaaatgtttcaaaataAACATAACATGAATTGAAGACCGTCAAATAAATATGTTAGCTAAATAGATAGATCAACAAGGAGCATCAAAATAAACATAACGTGAATTATTAGATATTACCATAATCATTGATCCTTAATGCTTATAATTACGAAAAATATCTTTAATTAGGCTAGTGCAGTAGGCCTACAATATTACTCTTTGAAATAGTTTCCCCTTGCCCGAGTGTCTGAGAGACTGAGACGTGTGGATGTTTGGGCTTCCAAGTTTCGAGATAGCCTATTCGATCTGAAGCGATTAAGATGGCCGCGTCTTCTGAGGTTGGACGAGGCTCGGTATACTTAtgactagatattatacccgtgcgttgcacgggtttgcTTACAATATTTtataacattatataaaaaatattataatttaattgaataaaaattataatatttttttattataaatataaaaaattgtgttaagacatttcaataaatattattatagttctttttgtataaataattaatattattcaaatttaattattagcatagaaataatGTTAACcattaaaatttttatttatctAATAATATGAAAAGTTATTAAGTTaatatgaaatatttaaattacgtaaaaattgttaagtaataagtgtttaatgtcatggaataagttttaatatcattttttatactttttacctGGAAATTCATTTGCTAGacatttcaagaccaagaagaataaattaattttaacattttgaattataataagtgataacttaaatagtcttttgacaaaaaatttcctaaaatattatcttgtgaatttaattcttttcaacttatttggtttgcAAATATTTTCTCACAACCGAtagccatgagactaatcctcTGAGGCTCTACGATCGCGTTAAGTGGATAGACATGCCTCtcacaacaaacatttatttaactttggtcattattatttttctttattatataCTTCCCcgagtaatttttactaatatatcatatataaaaaaatagttaaacACCAACACTAACTCATCCTAACACAATCcctaattttaaaactattttatctaaattatttgctaataaatattattttcttattgaatttaatttttaatatttgtgataTACAAAATTCAAGTAAattttatgcttatgaatgttgttatttaatataagtggttgaatagtttttgacaatataattttttttcaattttaattttattattgtttaatatatttataacaattttttttttgatgcttTTAATACATtgcaacacttgagttttgcttatgtatttaatgctaaaactcaagtgtgctttacatatatatatatagatagatagatatagatttaAGGCAAGCGTGATAGCTTTGAGGGTAAATGTCCAGGATTGACATTGCCAATTTGGTTTGACCGAAAGCATATGTCTTTTAGAATGGACATATCGACAAAGGTCATTAGGATGAGAAGAGTTGTGTGTAGTGATGTCGGTGCTTGGATTGTTGGCTATTCGAGATTTTTAGGTGTGTCTGAGAGATCCTTGAGACATGGTTGCTCGCAGTTTCGCATGAATTACGTCTTTGTTGGGATTTGAGGTTTCGTCAAGTAATGGTGCTTACTTATTCGACTTTGGTGCTTGATGTTCTCCAGGGAGTTATCCAAAGTTTCATCAGTATGCTTCCATTCTTAGCCCTATTTTATAGCATTTAAAGGAAGggttaggtagcgtttggtagacaggtgggaagggaacAGAACAGGACATATGGgttccgttctgtgtttgtcatgtttttaagatggaacggaacgggacaaaaggctccaggaacgggacactttggttccctggaaaaaggtggaacggaagggaacggaagggaacggaacggaacactctcttaaaacttttgcaagttcaaaactacccctaatttatatttgaaattttatatatctaaacagtttaaaatcacttataaaattgaaagcacttattatatttgtagacaaagtgaaatgaaaatctattttttcaaaaaaatcacttaaaataaaatcaattattttttcaaaagtaaaatcactttttgtaagcaatgataaacgagtcaattaaagtgcgtttgattcaacttattttgaaaaatcactttttaatcaaaagatCACTTATTAATCAAAAGATCACttattaatcaaaaaatcacttttaaaattaaaaatcaattttttaatcaaaatatcactttttgtgtttgtttcaggtgaagctgaaaacagattatttgaaacagttattttagcttatcatgaaaatctgatagatgagaggagataaaaaaagtgattttaattagagttgtcaaacacgaatcaacttaattaaaataaaatcaattatttttccaaaagtaaaatcagtttttgtaacaaatgataaacgagccaattagattgcgtttgattcaacttattttgaaaaaaattactttttaatcaaaaaatcacttttttgtgtttgtttcagctgaagctgaaaacagattatttgaaacagttactttatcttataatgaaaatctatgatgatagatgagaggagataaaaaaagtgattttaattggagtagtcaaacacgaatcaacttatgcttttctcaaaatctcttaaaaaaaattatagttaaaaatcaatattttttaatctaaacaaacacacttaaaatagcttaaatagataattaggtttctgcttttttcaatagtatactgaaacaacttaaacaatatataagtgattattttaaagaaataagtgattatttcatgaagtaagcaataacaaacgatttctatgcaaaatgttcaattgagttcaatttgttttcctcaatcaaatattataCATGCAgtgttatatatgtaattaaaatcattgttctgttctattgacttggagttaccaaacaTAACACACATAACATCATTGTCCTGTTCCATCCtgttctgtcccgttccgttctgttctgtcctgtcccgttccgtcaccaaacgctaccttagaCTATTTTACTGCACTACACTCTTTAAGAGGGAAATGCAAATATGCGATGACTGATTTTTTTAGGaatatacaccctccggtcacatatataagcaaaaaagacattttaggttcattcatttaattaatgtatctagttaattaaatgaatgaacctaaaatgtcttttttgcttatatatgtgaccggagggtgtacattaaaaaaatactcaacccacaaaaaaattataaaataaaatatattgtaAAGAATATACTGTTTTTTTAGTTAAAGAATATACTGTTTTTTAAAATTCCatgctacttgttgtttctcCTGAACCAACTAGAATATTCCAATTTGAATAGGACTGTCGCTATTGGACACAGGGATGGCAATTTCCACCTGTATATGGGGATCCCCGTGGGGACTGCCCCGTTTGGGGCCCCGATCCTAGGGAATTTTTCCCTGTGGGGGTGGGGATAGGGACAAAAATCCCCCCGAAACAAATTTGGGGATGGGGATCACCCTCCGCGCCCCGCGGGGACCCCGCCCcgtatatatatgtaaaaaattaataatacatTTAGTAATCAAAGTCAAGTaggtaataaaaaatataaagtatCATAGCCAATTATatagagttcaaaaaaaaaatattttggattGAATGTTGAAATAATACTTTTTTTCGGAGTTGACTTTTGAGATATTTTGGATGATAGACTTCACATTTTTTTGGATTGAATGTTGAATTTTATATGTCAATTTTCTTATTTGTAGACTTAATGTTATGAATTTTGATCAATGTTATTTGAACTTCAATATACATTTTCATGGAATTTGACATGTTCTATTCTCATCCGTGGTTTCTATACATTTGTGGTCCAGGAAGAAATTtgtgtattttttattatttaatttagttttattatatttttaatgatgtgtTAATGGTCCCCATGGGGACCCGTGGCGAGGTGGGGATTGGGGATGAGGTGAAAATTTATCCCGCCGTGAGAAATGGGGATGGGGACGGGGACAAAAGAGAGATGCGGGGACGGGGATGGGGGCCACTCCCCGCCCCGCGCTGGTGCCATCCCTATTGGACAtgtcaatttttattttgagtCATTTGTGGTTATAATAATTAAACCACTTATATAAATTTCATCTTTTCAAAAGCAAAAAGCATAACGTTGGTTGTACCACCAAACAATCAATGCCatagaaattgaaaatttgtccaaaaatgaaaaagaaagagtcataagtcataactacctaataaatattatattataaacgCATACTTTTCTTCATTCCTACTGAACTTCGGAAATTGGAAAAGGAAAACtaccaaaataatttttttttatggtaagtagttgttttttttttttttaactaagtaGTTGTTGAATTAGAGAAGAGGTAAACAGCCCAACTTCCAACCCGTTCAAAGTTTATACGTCACATTAGGTTCAAATTAATTTAGCACACATAAACATAAAATAATACTGTactaacaataataataatagtggtAATAATGTTTTTTACGGCAATAATGTTAAAAGATATtaaatttaatgattaaaacatattaatagtaataatttataataatttcaaaaatataattatgcaaaataaaaataatttcactCTAATAACTATAGTGATGCTTACATTTACGTCAAAAAAAAGATGATTACATTCAAATAGTTTTTGTTACAAACTAAAATTGGTATATATCCATCATTTTATGTatattatcatatatataatattataatcatgttttccgatgaagaaaaaaaatatatatacaccctccggtcggtcacatatataagtaaaaaagacattttagattcattcatttaatgaatatatctatatattattaatgactaaatacattaattaaatgaatgaacatAAAATgtcttttttgtttatatatgtgaccggagggtctatatatatataatcatacATCTCACTAGCTTCGGTTTGACCAAAACATATATTTTTTCTGAATTAACGTATGATCCAAAGTCTTTGGAATGATAAGAGTTGTATGCATTCATATGGTACTTAGATTGTTGGCtggatttttatatatttttttataagcaatgaaatatattgaaataaaatacaaggggtacttcaacccattACAAAAGATAATAGGTAAGAAAGAAAACCAAGTGTAACAACTTATAAAATATAAACACTAATGAACCTCCAACTTGAGGAAaacccaccacccaccacctccttAGAGAAAGACTATATAAATTATGTCTCATTAAAAGCATGGTTGCTTTCGGTTTTGCATGGATTTTAAGTGGCGTTATACATTGTAAATATTGTTTATTATCCTCCTTCTTCCCAACATCACGCATTTCTGTTGTCGACGACCACTACTCACCTC from Lotus japonicus ecotype B-129 chromosome 2, LjGifu_v1.2 includes:
- the LOC130738438 gene encoding CDGSH iron-sulfur domain-containing protein NEET, whose amino-acid sequence is MESVLSHVGAGFCHGITPLKRGITATHFNPSSFSGGVDCRKPRRVVLVKAEAEGVGINPDIRKTEAKVVDSVVITELAKPLTAYCRCWRSGTFPLCDGSHVKHNKATGDNVGPLLLKK